The following nucleotide sequence is from Sander lucioperca isolate FBNREF2018 chromosome 19, SLUC_FBN_1.2, whole genome shotgun sequence.
CTGCACCGCAGAAAGGAGTGTACTATTTCAGATTTACAATATGTGGTCATACAGCAAAGGGCCTCATGGGAGTGCAACTATTTCATAACGGGAGATCCATAATGTTTGCTGTTGCTCTAGAGCTGAATGTTGGTGATGAGTTACATTTGGTCCTCCCAGAGGAGTATGCAATCTTTGATAATGAAACCAATCACAGCACATTTAGGGAATTTTTGCTTTTCAAAATGTGATGCCAATCTAATACAATTTGGAACAACCCAACaaaattaaatacattaaaatgaattcattcattaattgattaatgtgtttttaaagtctACTCAGTCAATGTAATAGTATATAGTAGTAGGCTATAGTAATAATATTTACCATCTTCAATTATCAGCATAACTTTATAAtcaccaaaataaataaatatacttaATCtataattttcattttaattttgtttcttcTATCGCTTAGTGGATTTTTTACATCACATGTTCAAACCAGGGACTATTATATGTAACATTTCACAGTATGAAATTACATGTTAATTACTGCAACACTCTCATTGGTGTTAAAGGGATGCCTGGAGTTTGATTGTCAGGTCCAAAGATGTCCCCAAAAACACATTATATTTTGTCCAGAAGATGGCAGTCTTAGGTCACTACATGCACAGACAGATGTGTGGCCTGGGGAGAGTTTTGGGATagtaatgaaaaaaaacatcataaatcAGCTGTATATGTCCCTCCATTGGCTCATAAGTCTGTCCAATATGTAtgtatagacagacagagagaaagaaagagagagatagagatgttGGAATACACAGTATAAACTGTTGATTATAGCCTTCACACTATTATAATGCAATAGCCACATCACCCCTGAAAAAACAGCCATGCCAATGTAAAGCAAGTGATCTACAGATCTACATGAGGGCAGTTGGAAAACATGATGGGATCAGCTGGAGCACAATGTGATATCTTTCCTCCCCTCAGTCTGTGGACCTTTTTCACATCACGGTTTGGGCAGCGGTCCAACAAAACAATTAGCAAGTATGGGAATCCCGGCCCTGCTCTAATGCagacccctccctccctttctctagctctcttcctctctcgctctctgcaGCTGGCCCCAGGAGAGAGGCGGCCAAGTTTATTTTCTCCACGGTGGTCCCTTTGAGGTGGCGGCGAGGCCCCTGCCATGCCGCCGCTGATGTATTAGGTGAGGGTCCTTGAAGAGATGTCGGTGGGACTCTTTTATTGCTATAGCACTCACTCTTCCTTCCTGGTAAAGGATActtcttactgtcctttctgcGTGGGCAAAGTGAAGTGAACAAGTATGTTTGATTAAAGTCAGCCACATCCCTCCTCTTAGTCACTGTATCAATACACAAACAATATCTCCATGACAAATGAGAAAACTCCATTTGTTATTGAAGCATGCAAAATGTTCTTTAGTAAAATGCATAAGTATTATTGGCAAATTGTTCTCAAAGTGTCAAAAGCAGAAGCACTCATTGGGAAGTAGAAGATGTATAGCATGAAAGAAAAGATACCTAGTAAAATACAAGACTTCCTTCATAGCCTACCTCAAAAGAATGCAATTCTGATTGTCATTACAATTTACAAGGCTATTTGTCTTAATACAAATAGCCTATGTGTTTTATTAGAAGGCCTTTACATATGATGGAATTATAATGCAGTGTTTGGCAGGTTATGCTACCAGTGAATGCATGGaccattagagagagagagagagagagagagagagagagagagagagagagagagagcgtgtcAGACTGCATAAATAACTGTCGGCATGATGTAAACATAGCGGTCATAACCCGAGCGAATTAAAACAACTGGTCTGGGCGGGATTAAATTTTAGCCCGCAGGTTTTCTACAACTttcaaaatgtctaaaatgtccTCTGACCTCCAACAACTCAACTCTTTGCAACTCTCTCCGCTCCTCACTTATGTTTGGCTGAATCCTATATAGTTTACCACAGTTAATTAGCATAGCATACATGTAATTAGGCTGTACCTAAAAATACCATCCGACACTCATTTCGTAGTGATATTGTTTCACATGTAAACTTGTGAAGTGGCGTTGTTGTTGCTATAAAGAATAAGCCACAGCTTTACACAGCATAAATTATGGTCTAATATTGTTGAGTGACCTgttatattaaaacatttaaaagtggaATTATACCAGTATTAGCTCATTATAAGTCTCACATTATTTTGCCGAGTTTCTTTAACTTGTTGTGCATTTATCATTGAAATTGGCAGGGAAATAAACTTAAATTGACTTGTTTAAACTACAAGAGGACTAACTGCTTTTAGGGTCCCAAATAGTCTTTGAAGGCAAACGTGTGTTTATGTAATGACAACCGCGTCCACTGTTATCTTTTAGAAACAACAGAGAGACACGTATCTGCATTGACGCTTCGTTGGTGCTCAGGTTCTGCTATTGTGAAGGAGTGGAGTGATAAGAAGGGTTACCAGGTCAGAGCATTGGCCCACACACggaaataaaacagaaataaatggaataaaaaaaataaaacattcaatACACACAAGGTGTAAAAGTgatacaaatatattttatatacaaatCTGTACAACCATTTGAGACAGTGgacacatccatccatcataATGCAGCCGCCAAAACAGGCTTGCATGAGTAAAAATGCATCTGCAGAGTATaaaaaaagcaatttaaaacacaaacaagcaATTTATCTTTGAACCAGCAAAGACAAAGATAGGTGACAGAaatgcatttaaataaaattcaaCTTTTCTTTACGGGAACGAAGGAGAGGggatactctctctctctctctccgttaTTCCCACTCAAAGTCTGCGGAGATGAGACGTGCATTTCAGtcacaatctttttttaaattgtcttgGAAAATCATATTTCCTTTGAAAACGTACAAAGGTGTCCGCTTGGTTTCGTCATGACGCCGTTGTTCCACATAACCGGGTTGTGTTCAGCATCTCCTTCAACTCGTTCTCCGGCTTGCCTGCAACCATGAAAGGCCACGTCTGCGGAGGAAAATACAATCAATTAGGACCGACAGCTTCTTACAATACAGTTCATCAAGTCATTAAATCGAAGTCAGACAACAATTCATACCAATTACGTGTCAATGAATCACCTGCACGGTTCAGGTGAACATAATGGATTTCAGGCAGGAACGGACACCGGATGTTTATGcattgaataaaaaaagtataattATATGATTTAACATGTATCTAATCGACTCAACAGTGTATGGGTTTATAGCAGTGTCTctgcgataaaaaaaaaaaatccaaatggtTATTTGGAGATCTAGTATGATATTTGGGATATTGCACAATTATTTAAGCTATTTTCAATTAATAATTGAAGGCCCAGTTTTATACTGCATCAGCTGCAATATTTCGAAAAATGTTAGGCCTTCATTCATCGTAGCATTATGCTTCATAAAGGGTTATATTTGTTCTGAGTTTTGCCATAAAACAGCAGCATAAATAGAAATTGTTGCTTTTACGCTCTCATGCACCTGCTTTACAAAGCTAACATCCTCATATGTCACATTGGTCCCAATGAGGCCTAGCAAGAGTCTGCAACCCAGGTTAAAATCATTACAGATCTATATACTCCAGTTGTGTAGCATTAGatacaaaatattattataattaggCAAACAAACCATCATCATTGATTTGACAAAATTCAAATTTTCAGGATGTTTTTGAAACTTCACTTTAACTTTCCCTcactcagattttttttttttttttccaacataggCTAAATCAACTTTTAGCTGGGTTTTCCCTCCACTCTAGCCCAGTCTCACCAGGTTAACGGGGTGGATATATCCGTTTTCATATTTGTCGTTGGCCAGTATCTGCCGGAGGTGGGCGATGTAGCTGGACGCCAGGCGCAGTGTGTCCAGTTTGGAGAGCTTGGTGTCCGCTGGTACCCAGGGTAAGGTGGTCTTCAGCCGGGAGAAGGCTTTGGACAAGACGCGCATCCTGGCTCTCTCCCGGGCGTTGGCCGCGTTTCTCTGCACATGCTTGCCCTCCTGCTGTGCCACACCCTTGGGTGCCGTTTTCCTGGACGCTGTCTTCCGTTTCTTGCCCGGCGCGTCGTTTGCGCAAGTGCCCTCGCAGTTGGAGCTCTCCTCCGTGCTCTCGTTGGAGTCTTTACCGGAGGAGCCAAACTTCAGAATGCCGTCCAGGAGCTCGTCGTCGACATCGCTGAGAGACCCGGTGGACATGGTGAACTGTCTCCAACTGCCGTAGGCTCAAAACATGGGAGCAGGAAGCAGAGGCTGGACACGAATGAACAGGGTGGTCAAACGCATGTGTTCCTCAACTGCTAACTGTGCGTGAACAGAGCAGATAGGAACAGACTTTTATCTCTATGGATAGAGAGGGCGTTACCTCATGCTGGGAGGAGACACTGGTGCTGATCTAAGATGCTGGTCCCCAAAGGGTTCCAGGATCCCAAGGGAAATGTGTTGAAGGGACCCTGGATGGGTCCCCAGTAAAATGCAGAATATAACGTTTATTTTAACCGCAGTTTAACTCACTAAGTATTTATTAAAACGTCCTCTTACAGTTGCACTTACATGTGACTTTTTGTCTtttggcttatttgaagctaatgtgCTTGCACTTGATTTCTGCTGCAGACTTTGGACCTTCGTGGTTGAAAGCACCTAATTGGAAGTacctttggataaaagcgtcagctaaatgacatgtaatgtaatgtattccttttggAAAATGAACAATTGCGAAAAAATGGATTAATTAGCATactgatgtattttatttacataaGGAACCCCTAAGGGGAGGCTGAACTTTACTTTGTGATTCATAGTATAtctgtaaaaaagaaagaaaagtctgGGGCCTATAAACACAGGCTCAATCTGTAATATTCACATATGTTTCAAGATTTTAGACTTTTAACCTTTGTCCGTCCTGATTGATTGTGGTTACAAATATTACtgatgtaaaaataataataatttgggaGTGATGGCAGGTTCTAATGTGCAACTCTCAtttttgttgcacttttaaaacctgaaacattttttttttcaaactttggtCAACTTGATTTTTATGTATCATCTTGTAGATGTGATTTTCATTAGAATGTTTATTCTCATAGAAATTAGATAAAAGAAAATGCTGCATTtgattattttgttttctataatattatattaaagAGGTTGCGTTGCTCCCTAAATCCAAAGTTGTAAaactaaaatactaaataaatcataaatcaATACTTACATAATAATATTGTAGAATTTACCTTACAATTAAAATGTCGAAGTATTTGGTATTAGCCTGTTCCACTCACAGCACCCACATAACTTTCAGCACATCTTGCCAGTTAACAGGATAAAGTGCAAGGACAAGGGGGTGTCACGTCTCAAATGGCTAACTGGCGCCTTGGTCGCCTCTGATGTAATGGATACCCCGGCACCCACAATCCCCTGTTTGGCCTTCCACATCATTCCACACTGATGCTCCATGCACCGGTCCACTCAGGGCCAAGTCCAAACAACAAAATCTCTGGAGCTGCTTTAAGTGGAAAACGTTATGTTGCACCAGGGGAGTACCGATGATAGTCATTTGCATCTCGCTGACTTCCTTTTTATATAAATTGTTCATTGTCAGTGATACTGAGACACTGAAACATGTGTTGTGTACCTAAAGCagtacatctgtgtgtgtgtgcgtgtgtgtgtgcgtgtgtgtgcgcacaatGCTTTTGCCTGCACAGCTGATGCATGTGCATGGATCAGAGGTGTGTCTCTTGAGAGCTGACCTTTAACCTCTTTGCTTCCGGTGTCACAGTGCATCTAAACAGGCACCAGCACATACGATTTAGCCACTAGCCACTAGCCACTTTTGGAAATAGGTTTACAGGACTGACACTCGAGGAAAAGAGAGATAGCACTACACAgagcagacagaaagagagagaaaggaatagATAGGTGAGGGGACGGAGGGAGAGcaaagagaggagggggaggggcttaatCTCCTGGGTGGGCTGGAAATCAAAGCACTTTGTGGAAAAGTAATAATAGAGTCTGCTAGATTGATGATCACCTCTGAGATACATGGATCCAACAGAGAGTTACAGAGAGAGTCAGGGAGAGGGAGATGAACTAAAATAGCTCATGAAAGAGCACAGCCCTGTGTGTCAGAAAAACACTGACCCTAATGTAATACCGTCATAATTATCATTGGCACTTGCAAAGGCTAACGGCTCTGCATGTGAATGGTAAAATTATGTAAAACGATTGTTTAGGAAACCTTCTCAGTGATCGCTTTTTTCCCACTCAGAGACCcggtcacacacacacggtgacaTGAGACAacaggtggaggggggggggtggtagtgagaaagatggagagagaaaaaagaggggACCCTGGCCGTTATGGAGGGACTTGCTGCTAATTAGCCGGTTTGGGGTCAAAGGTTAGGCTGGTTGTGTGATGTCACCACGAAGGGACGGGTTCCAGATGTTGCTCGCAGGGCCACCGAGGGGGACACCTGATACCTCGGGTCATTatcatttctctctctatcacacacacatgcacacaacaccTTTTTTAAATGCATATGTTGAGACACGGTGGATCTATATGTGAAATTGTTATGGGAATATCCTGTAGGAGAATACATAATAACATGCTCCAGGGAGTGTGAATTTGTTGTGattacaaaatatttaaatggtCCGATATCTGTGTGGGTGAGCACTAAAAATTGTTAACTTGATAACACAGGCAGCCAATCAGCTGGGCGCCGACGTTGTTAGCCATTGACCAGACTTCCAAATACACAGGACTACCTGTGAGTTTTGGCAGATTATTTTCTGCAATCACATCTAGACCCACTAAAAAGAGACAGCTAACACAAGCTAGACACCCTCCTATAATGTATGGAAAATATAACACTGTGTGCAGGAGCTGCTGATGACTCTACAGGCGTTGAA
It contains:
- the tcf21 gene encoding transcription factor 21; protein product: MSTGSLSDVDDELLDGILKFGSSGKDSNESTEESSNCEGTCANDAPGKKRKTASRKTAPKGVAQQEGKHVQRNAANARERARMRVLSKAFSRLKTTLPWVPADTKLSKLDTLRLASSYIAHLRQILANDKYENGYIHPVNLTWPFMVAGKPENELKEMLNTTRLCGTTAS